Proteins from a genomic interval of Fusarium oxysporum Fo47 chromosome I, complete sequence:
- a CDS encoding platelet-activating factor acetylhydrolase, isoform II-domain-containing protein has protein sequence MRPDPLASSPPSSLTNKKHSTHHLTSHHFPHHNLLVPILIPQEMPQSQNSIDLELNRLNSPFSDSSSDPDLPLTMDPPAPKPRWLDPRPSSIFTRITSSVKPFAQYLRHVLRPRLTWRYVACSVIGVYVLYCFVTWQPFFSSRLPAYSGPHDVGAIDLEIPLEKPKRLSETLLKSTKKPAFEVESVLFTVYYPAVKGARSKDAPHPWVPKPLSLTAEGYARAAGVNNFIIRPIFTFALWVLVGSIKIPAKVDVPLLGSDGEKFPVMVFSHGSVSSRTDYTHYLGELASRGHVIAALEHRDGSCPGSMVQIKNKKDRPVFLLKEGDLISEPPMNDTLLKKEQLAFRTEEIMQAIRVLKDVNDGKGKDIFTSSSRGEGSTLDGWKDRLDFKHLTINGHSYGATGALQALKTANTTAANPAIGGIALDPGKSSGQLNTNIPVPLLVVHSNSWSKTHSIFFGRPHFDTVLDLVRGVRDKVGSAWFLTSVGTAHPSVTDAPLLQPLLLNFATGATADVKKALGEYVKVTMDFLEFTKTNKENGVLDEAVTHEKYGEWVSKEREKSFPKEYAKYWEVHVCPLDQDK, from the coding sequence ATGCGACCAGACCCGCTTGCGTCATCGCCACCCTCATCACTCACTAACAAGAAACACTCAACGCatcacctcacctcacatCACTTCCCTCATCATAACCTCCTCGTTCCCATCCTCATCCCTCAAGAAATGCCACAGTCTCAAAACTCAATCGACCTCGAACTCAACCGCCTCAACTCCCCCTTCTCAGACTCCTCCTCCGACCCGGATCTTCCGCTCACCATGGATCCACCAGCACCTAAACCGCGCTGGCTCGATCCTCGCCCATCCAGCATCTTCACACGTATCACATCCTCTGTAAAACCGTTTGCGCAATATCTTAGACATGTTCTCCGTCCGAGATTGACGTGGCGATATGTCGCGTGCTCTGTTATCGGCGTTTACGTGCTTTATTGCTTTGTTACATGGCAGCCGTTCTTCTCGTCACGATTACCGGCTTATTCGGGACCGCATGACGTAGGGGCTATTGATCTGGAGATTCCACTTGAAAAACCGAAGCGTTTGTCTGAGACGCTTTTGAAGAGTACGAAAAAGCCGGcgtttgaggttgagagtgTGTTGTTTACGGTGTATTATCCTGCTGTTAAGGGCGCCAGGTCAAAGGATGCGCCGCATCCTTGGGTGCCGAAACCACTGAGTCTTACAGCGGAGGGATATGCGCGCGCAGCGGGTGTGaacaacttcatcatccGACCCATCTTCACATTTGCGCTCTGGGTTCTCGTGGGCAGTATCAAGATCCCCGCCAAAGTCGACGTACCACTCTTGGGTTCCGACGGGGAGAAGTTTCCCGTCATGGTGTTTTCGCACGGATCTGTGAGTTCGAGAACGGATTACACGCACTATCTCGGTGAACTCGCCAGTCGGGGCCACGTCATCGCTGCCCTTGAACATCGCGATGGAAGCTGTCCCGGTAGTATGGTCCAGATCAAGAATAAGAAGGACAGACCTGTGTTTCTCTTGAAGGAGGGCGATCTCATTTCCGAGCCGCCTATGAACGATACGttgctcaagaaggagcAGCTTGCGTTTCGCACGGAGGAGATCATGCAGGCTATTCGGGTCCTGAAGGATGTCAATGAcggcaagggcaaggataTCTTCACATCTAGCTCTCGAGGCGAAGGCAGTAcattggatggatggaaggaTCGCTTGGACTTTAAGCACCTCACCATCAACGGCCACTCCTACGGCGCGACAGGCGCTCTCCAAGCCCTCAAAACAGCCAACACCACCGCTGCAAATCCCGCCATCGGCGGTATCGCTCTCGACCCCGGCAAGTCTAGCGGTcaactcaacaccaacattcCCGTGCCTCTCCTCGTCGTGCACTCCAACTCCTGGTCCAAAACCCACAGTATCTTCTTTGGCCGTCCTCACTTCGACACAGTTCTCGACCTCGTACGCGGCGTGCGCGACAAAGTCGGTTCAGCATGGTTTCTCACGAGCGTTGGAACGGCGCATCCCAGTGTAACCGATGCACCCCTCCTACAGCCATTGCTGCTCAACTTTGCGACTGGCGCTACTGCTGATGTGAAGAAGGCGCTGGGGGAGTATGTTAAAGTGACGATGGACTTCTTGGAGTTTACAAAGACGAACAAGGAGAATGGGGTGCTGGATGAGGCGGTTACGCATGAGAAGTATGGGGAGTGGGTTAGTaaggagagggagaagagTTTTCCCAAGGAGTATGCCAAGTATTGGGAGGTTCATGTCTGTCCACTCGATCAGGATAAGTAG
- a CDS encoding major facilitator superfamily domain-containing protein gives MSQTSIELRQDPGREEGFASSGLDLTSTHENEASSLPPVDGGKDAWLFLAASFMVEALTWGFPFAFGVFQDYYSTNAPFEGSSAIAVIGTCAMGIMYLGLPFTMSLQRLYPRQSRWSPMIGLFIMCIALALSSFSQNTTHLILTQGVLYAIGGSISYCPCILYMDEWFAKRKGFAFGIMWSGTGLAGFALPLLFEKFLHEYGFRTTLRIWAVSLFLLTLPLAYFIKPRLPYSATRHINPFKLGFALRRNFLLHQLANIAQALGFFLPGIYLPSYARTALGAGSFASALTVLLINVASVFGCVAMGALTDRLHVTDCFMISAAGTTLSTFLLWGFSTSLPILYVFCIFYGIFAGSYTSAWTGIMQMVSSTPSNTRTSGTSFDPAMVLGVLSAGRGIGNIASGPLSGALIKGMPWQGQAAGGYGTGYGTLIVFTGATALASGATFIFRRVGWM, from the exons ATGAGCCAAACTTCGATTGAGCTGCGTCAAGACCCGGGCCGTGAAGAGGGCTTTGCTTCTTCGGGTCTTGACCTTACGAGCACTCACGAGAAcgaagcttcttctcttccaccGGTTGATGGCGGGAAGGATGCGTGGTTGTTCTTGGCGGCTTCTTTTATGGTTGAGGCTCTTACATGGG GCTTCCCGTTCGCATTCGGTGTATTCCAAGATTACTACAGTACCAATGCCCCCTTTGAAGGATCGTCAGCCATCGCCGTCATCGGTACTTGTGCCATG GGTATCATGTATCTCGGCCTCCCCTTCACAATGAGCCTTCAACGTCTCTACCCAAGACAAAGCCGCTGGTCTCCGATGATcggcctcttcatcatgtGCATCGCCCTCGCCCTAAGCTCATTCTCACAAAACACcactcatctcatcctcacccAAGGCGTTCTCTACGCCATCGGTGGTTCCATATCATACTGTCCTTGTATCCTTTACATGGACGAATGGTTCGCCAAGCGTAAGGGGTTTGCGTTTGGAATCATGTGGTCTGGGACCGGTCTTGCGGGCTTTGCTTTACCACTTCTTTTTGAGAAATTTCTGCATGAATATGGGTTTCGCACCACCTTGAGGATTTGGGCggtttctttgttcttgttgacgtTGCCGTTGGCGTATTTCATCAAGCCGCGTTTGCCGTACTCTGCGACGAGGCATATTAATCCTTTCAAGTTGGGCTTTGCGTTGAGACGAAACTTTTTGCTTCATCAACTGGCTAACATTGCCCAGGctttgggcttcttcttgcctgGGATCTATCTCCCGTCGTACGCTCGGACTGCTCTTGGAGCCGGGTCTTTTGCGTCTGCTCTCACAGTTCTTCTTATCAATGTCGCTTCAGTCTTTGGCTGCGTTGCCATGGGGGCACTTACAGATCGACTACATGTTACAGACTGCTTCATGATTTCAGCAGCCGGTACAACACTGAGCACATTTCTCCTCTGGGGCTTCTCAACGAGCCTGCCCATTCTGTATGTCTTCTGCATATTCTACGGCATCTTTGCAGGTTCATACACATCAGCCTGGACAGGCATCATGCAAATGGTATCATCAACACCCTCCAACACTCGTACTAGCGGAACATCATTTGATCCCGCCATGGTACTAGGCGTCCTCTCAGCGGGACGGGGAATAGGAAACATAGCGTCCGGCCCATTAAGTGGAGCGTTAATAAAGGGGATGCCGTGGCAGGGCCAAGCAGCAGGTGGATACGGAACAGGATATGGCACGCTGATTGTATTTACCGGTGCCACGGCATTGGCCAGTGGCGCCACATTTATCTTTAGAAGGGTTGGATGGATGTGA